In Ovis canadensis isolate MfBH-ARS-UI-01 breed Bighorn chromosome 19, ARS-UI_OviCan_v2, whole genome shotgun sequence, the genomic window AGCATGCAGattcttagttccccgactagggatcaaacccacattccctgcagtggaagcatggaatcttaacctgGACAACCAGAGGAGTCTCTCCTTATTGCTTCTTGAGTAGCTCATTTACTTGAAGCACTTGAAAGGCCCTTTTAAAGTTCAGGTTACAAGCTGCCTTACAAAAAGCAGGACTGCTTCAAAGGAAACAGTTACAGAGGAAGGTTGGTATGAAGAAATGATTAGTTTGGAGGAAAAAATCTGTTCTCTTTTAGAACAGATTTGTATGTTTGTAGTTTAGggcattttatgtgtatatagtGTCATTTGTTCACAGGGAATCATTCCTGATGATGTTATATGGATATGCACACTGTAACATAGTTATTACTTTAAcagtttcattgagatataatgcACATACCATACATTTCATTCACTTAAATGTACAATCCTTTTTATGATATACAGGAGtacaatgttatatataatatgggACCTTATGATATACCTTTTAAAGCTCAGTCTCTTGGTGGTAGAGTTTAAATGTACAAGAAAAATTATAGGGCCCAAGTAATCATTTTAGCTTTCAAAAAGTCTAATAAACCTCCACAGtagctttgtttttgctttaaggaAGCAAACACTCTTGCTTTAAGGAAGGAAGTTAGAGATGTTTGCCTCTCCAGAAGTTTAAATGCAATTATAAAATTTCCACCACCTTCAGTGGTGTGGACAGTGTTATTTTCATGTTGTTAAAATATGGAGTGAAGCTGTTTGAAGTTTTGAGGCATAACTTCACAAGTTTTCCAGTATAGCCATGGTATATAGcaaaatttttagtttgtttccttttatgACTTTTGGTTATACACATGGAAGTCATCCTCATGGTTATAGTTTTCATTGTTGGTGGTGATCGTTAGGGTTTTAGTAGGTGATAATCAATCATGACCTTTCCCTTGATTTGTTCAGcaacaaatgagaaataaaatgcaggagtcagacagaaatgaaaatatcagCTTTATTACTGATAAAATAGATTGTAAAGCAAGGCTTAGGTATAGTCATAGCATCCTTGGATCATTGATTAGGTTTGGTGCTAGTACTGGAAAATTCAAAATAACAGTAGCATCAATGATGGAAAGACTGTTTCACACCTAAAAGTCCAGAGGGGTCAGATCAAGATTGGTACAGAGCACTGCACAATATACCATCCCCAGACTCCTTTCAGTGTTGCTGCTTTGCTGTGTgtggtttccttttcatttagggGACTAGGATGCATGCTCCAGCTCCAGTTATCATGTATACCTTATAGCCAAGACGAAAAGAGAGGTGGGTAAGGAAAGGATGTCTCAATTTAAGGACACATTTTCCCTCATATTCCACTAACTGCAACACAGTCCCTTAGACACATCTAACTAGGAAGAATGAGTACAGTAATATATGAATGAGTTCTGTTCCAAGAGCATGTtaataagtccaatttgttcattaagtccaacaaagttagcctaggtacccaactaacacgagcttcccaggtggtgttagtgataaagaatctgtttgccaatccaagagacacaggagactcaggtttgatccctgggtcaggaagatcccctggaggaggaaatggcaacccactccagaattcttgcctggaaaattccatggacagaggattctggcaggctacagtccatggggtcacaaagagttggacataactgagcacacacccaacTAAAACAATtgactatatagtactgtactgtggtaggtttataatacttttcacacaaatacataaaaaacaaagatacacacaaaatgaaacatttttaatcttacagtacagtacctggAAAAGTACATTAgtgcagtacaacagctggcatacaggggctggctgAGTGAACAGGCAAGGAGAGTTACTGACTAAAGGAGGTGAATGATGGTAGAGCTGAAGCATCTTCAGCAACAGGAGATTGAGGGCAAGCTGTGGCTTCACTCACACCTGACGCTGATGGAATGCATGTCTGCATCTTTGACAGTTTGCAACCTGAAGGTCTGCATGTAGAGTACTTACTATGTTCTCGATAGTCACATACCCAGCTAAAAACTGAGAATTCGGATAGGAAGGGAGAGAGTGTTGCTGGACAATCTGTAGTCTATGCCACATTCCCAAATTAAACTTATGCAGCCAGGCAACCACTGGGCTCCTGTAGACTAAGGGATGAGTGAGCTGCTTTCTGGAGAGCCGGGACCAACCTAGAGGGTAACTTGCTTATAAGAAGGGAACCCAGGAAGGGCTGAGTCAACAAGCTTGGATCCTTCTCATTCTCTTCCACTGCGAGGCCAGACACATTTCTCCTATGCTCTTCCTTCCTCACTCGTGTTTGGCTTTTCTGAGGGGCAGTACAGGGAGCTGTCATAGGGCAGGAACGCAGCACATGATCTGGCACCACAATAACAAGGTTTTCTTAATTTCCCGTTATCTAACCTTTCTTTATCTTCACTATTCATTAGATTAAGAAATCTTCCTGAATAGTCATAAGAGAGTTCTTCTTCTGGCAGAATGTCTCTGGCTGCAAAAAGTGCCAACTTTGGTACCATCGAGTCGATTCGGACAGGAATCATCAACAGGTTTGGCTCACAAGAATGGTTAAGGAATCTTCCAATATTTCCTATAGAGGCAGGATCCACAAATGTTTCCATTACCTGCCCATTACAGACATGCTCCCTGATGGCTATAATGTAATTCGAATCATGTATTGTTTGTAACTGAATTCTTCTCTGCACTTCAGAGATTCCTAACACCTCACCGGCATATTCACAGACAAACCGTCCTTTTGGTATGAAGTCCAGGGTACGAAGTCCCCAGCCTTTGTGATCCGTCTTGAACACCTGGAGGTGGAACTGCAGACCCCACTGGACCACTCTGTTCCTGCAGCGCTCGCTGCACTGGCACAGGACATTGCATTCGAAAACTGGCTCAGTGCACTTTGCTTCGGATCCTATATCTCTGAGGCATGAATGATCGTCATAGTTATTCTCACGACGGAGACAGGAGCAAGTACCAGGGAGGCAGGGAGTTTTGAGACAAGCACATCCAGGAAAGGTTATTTGAGAGGGATCTGTATCTGCTCCAGGCCCAGCTACATGATCAGGAGTATACtgcaaaaagcagaaacactgtAAGTCAGCATGGTACGTCATATATCTCATCTGTATTTCAAGCAGCTCTCGCTGAGACACTTCCCAATTCGAACAAGCagaacaaaaatgacaaaatatattaaaatactgtCTGAAAAcatctccaatttaaaaaaaacataaggTTATTTCTTAGACTTAAAATTCGGTGGTTTCCTTTTAGGTATTGGAATAACACTaggaaaaaattatgaaattttccctggtggctcagatggtaaagtgtctgcccgcaatgcaggcgacctgggttcaatctctgggccaggaagatcccctggagaaggaaatggcaacccactccagtactcttgcctggaaaattcagtggatggaggagcctggtgggctacagtccatggggttgcaaagagtcggacacaaccgaacgacttcactttctttcttatcaGATATTGGAAATTTTGTAATCCATTTTGTTTCCCTCTTGGCTTTAAGTGTCAGGAAAATCAGTGCTGAATTTAGTTTTTGAAAACAGCTAAgtattttctcttcagtttttgATCTCTTTTACGTTTATctgataatatacatatacatatgtatttttattgtgaGTTACCTGAGATCTTTTTTTAGGATAAGAAAGTCATAAATGATAAATCAATGACCTTTGGGAGAGTCTTCCGttgattttttgaaataatttttaaaatttgaagattACCTAAACTCATatattctttcatctttttaaaaacactgttaCCTTATAGTTCTACTTGAGTCTTCACAATGTTCAAAACAGAAATTTGGCAAAAAACTTGCAGACAGAATTCGAAAACTGGTTATATAATAGTAATAGATACTGAAATTTATTGTAGatatattgtatacatatatatacaatagatatctttttattattaagtgCGAAAGGGATAAAAAAAAACGTTTCTTGGTCTTTTAAATGTatctgtattttcaaaatgtCCCATTTATAAGATGTTATGAAAAATAAGTCCTAACTCTAAAATCTCTGTGTGAAGCCTTACCTCTGGTTATTTCCTCACTGGCAGAATGAAGCATGTTCTCCAACCCTGAAGATCAAAGTATCTCTGGTGAGCCCAGTGTATTTCTTTATATAGAGAGTAATTCATTGACTTATACTTGTTTTGTTCCAAAAAGGAACTTTTTAATGAGACTTACAAAGAAGTAAGATAAACAACAACAGGTAAGGAAAGTAAGGTGAAGTGAAAAATAAGTCAAGTGAGCTTAGATACCTAAGTGTGCAGCAGAAGTAGACTGGACATCCGGCTGTGCACCAGGATAGTCAAAGAGGGAAATATGGTTAGAGCTATGGCTTGTACTGTCCTAAGGAACAGTCTTACTGTTCAGAAGCATTGACTTTTTCCAGCATGGAGACGGGAGAGAAATGTCACCAATGAGTCTGTCAAATTGTTCTTTTCCAGGAAGCAGTTTCATGGACTGCTTTTCATCTCCTTCATTCTGACCCTCGGGAAAGGCTGTTGGCATGCTGCCACAGCCTGTCAGCAAGAGACCAGTTGAATAGCCAGTAGTAATTCAGGGATTGATTTTAGTGCATCCAGAGGAACATTTGAACAACCTACCTTGCAGTCAGTTTTCTATTAATACTGTGTCAATACTTTCAGAAAAAGTATTGAACAGCATGTAGTTACACTCCCTGTGGAGGCCTCAGAGGAGCTATGCAGTTAGGTGCAGaatcctatattttaaaaaaagctgagctGGGGTGAAGGATTGACATCCTCCTGTGAAAGAATGGTGAGTGGGTGTACCTGCGGGGGAAGGCCAATACTGCTTAAAAAGTGATTTGGGGGTGGAGAGCGGAAATAGCTTCTCTTGTTTGTGTGGGTTCTTACAGCTTTAGCTTGGCAGAGGTGTCCTAAAAGGATAAAAGATGGCTTAGAAAAACATACCCTATCAGTCAGATTCAGTGACTACTGTCTTATACAGAATCTACTTCCAGATTTTAAGAGTCAACTTTGAAATGGTTACTGAGGCATTTTAAGAAGTGCTTGTAAAGTGAACACTTTACTATCACTTTGTAAAACTGTTCATGAAGAATTCTTTTCAATTGATGAGTTTTTAAAGGTACATATGCGgttgaagcaacagttagaactggacatggaacaacagactggatccaaataggaaaaggagtacgtcaaggctgtatattgtcaccctgcttatttaacttctatgcagagtacatcatgagaaacgctgggctgtaagaagcacaagctggactcaacattgccgggagaaatatcaataacctcagatatgcagatgacaccactcttatggcagaaagtgaagaggagctaaaaagcct contains:
- the LOC138424618 gene encoding histone-lysine N-methyltransferase SETMAR: MAKCEEAPEALKDQLDVARGLENLPVSAWPPGAEPEPFQYTPDHVAGPGADTDPSQITFPGCACLKTPCLPGTCSCLRRENNYDDHSCLRDIGSEAKCTEPVFECNVLCQCSERCRNRVVQWGLQFHLQVFKTDHKGWGLRTLDFIPKGRFVCEYAGEVLGISEVQRRIQLQTIHDSNYIIAIREHVCNGQVMETFVDPASIGNIGRFLNHSCEPNLLMIPVRIDSMVPKLALFAARDILPEEELSYDYSGRFLNLMNSEDKERLDNGKLRKPCYCGARSCAAFLPYDSSLYCPSEKPNTSEEGRA